A genomic region of Streptomyces rimosus contains the following coding sequences:
- a CDS encoding non-ribosomal peptide synthetase, which yields MSPSREERIAALPEHLRALLRSRLSGAAGTDEAPEADAVRPVPRGGPLPMSFAQQRMWFLQEFDPLAVGYNSSFALRLRGTLDTAALHRAVNAVVARHESLRTTFDSIDGAPVQIPHALVAIDLPVVDLTCADPLEREQELRTAVERENARPFDLRTGPLLRTLLVRTGERDHVLVLSLHHIIHDGWSLGLFTRQLGEAYDTALSGGDPHIAPAPVQYADFAVRQRERMSGGALDDSLAYWKQQLDGVAPLQLPTDRTRPAVLSGAGGAHIFEVPAGVVAGLRTLTAQTGATLFMTLTAAAQLLLARYSRQEDIAVGTPVAGRGGSGELDELIGCFLNTLVLRGRVELEQSFREFLLRTRETVLTAFSHEEVPFEQIVDAVQPDRDPSRMPLAQVLVVLQNMPEATLELSGVTVEVLQLPQASTGFDLVWAFEERPDGTLWAAAEYSADLFDAETVRRMSGHLVNLLRSVAAAPDSRMGRLGLLDPAEHERLTRDWARNPLPPTEAGPVHAMVARRATERPDAVAVRCGDRRVTYGELDAGANRLARRLGDEGVRPGDVVGVCCERGPDQVLATLAVLKAGAAFLPLHPAFPAARRALMLSETGASLVLTGTALLDGLTDAGVRTLAVDAERPRLAAYDATEPDTARTDPKDLAYIIYTSGSTGTPKGVLLRHGGLANMIDASRRKLDVGPDMTVCQLSAPSFDGAVWETFTGLASGAVLALPDDPAEALGSAQITRLADGRPTVLSLPPAALAAVEPRALPGGSVILAVGDRCPADLARTWSRSHRFINGYGPTENSVGATMYEGDGTERADAADRLPIGRPLPNVEVHVLDGFGNPVPAGVTGEIHLGGAQVAAGYLGRPDLTARRFVAHPFSDDPEARLYRTGDLAAWLPDGKLDFRGRVDDQVKIRGFRIEPGEIEAAMARHPRVAQAAVVVRPGPRGKRLAGYVVPASGEGTSLAAEVHELLSGELPAFMVPSTLTVLPELPLTTNGKVDRAALPEEQPGDGRPVTRPSGPVETALAEVFASVLGVGEVGADDDFFALGGDSILSTQVVARARQAGLRITTKELFQFKTVAGLARVARAEDAGGGADDDAHRTGPVPLTPVQHWFFAHHTVNPHHFNQSVLLELVPGADIEALRHALGLLMERHDALRTRFSYEDGAWRQEIGAEADGRWHFRRVDLAGLDEADVAARTEEETVAAQRGLHLTDGPLVRAVLFDRGPGHARQLFLTVHHLVVDGVSWRVLLDDLRRAYTRLAAGQDADLGPRSTSFGQWAHRLREHTATGGFDDELAYWRGLPAADEPADTGTFAERRTVHDGLDAADTEVLLRRVPGVLRAKVDEVLLAMLGQALSGWDGTVPALVDLEGHGREDILDGVDLSGTVGWFTTIHPVALDVPKDAAPKDAVRAVKRQLRTLPRHGIGYGALRHLTSGTGPAEPALPPAHARIAFNYLGQWDGQLPDGDALVARHLDHGGQDHEPAERRLYELEIAAAVEHGRLDLSCAYSPARHDAAVVAGLLRTVADGLRELVRSCA from the coding sequence ATGTCCCCCTCGCGTGAGGAACGCATAGCGGCGCTGCCCGAGCATCTGCGAGCGCTGCTGCGCAGCAGGCTCTCCGGCGCCGCCGGGACCGACGAGGCCCCCGAGGCCGACGCGGTCCGCCCGGTGCCGCGCGGCGGCCCCCTGCCCATGTCCTTCGCCCAGCAACGCATGTGGTTCCTCCAGGAGTTCGATCCGCTGGCGGTCGGCTACAACTCCAGCTTCGCGCTCCGGCTGCGCGGCACGCTGGACACCGCCGCGCTGCACCGGGCGGTGAACGCGGTGGTGGCCCGCCACGAGTCGCTGCGCACCACCTTCGACTCCATCGACGGCGCACCCGTGCAGATCCCGCACGCGCTGGTTGCCATCGACCTGCCGGTGGTGGACCTGACCTGCGCCGATCCCCTCGAACGGGAGCAGGAGCTGCGGACAGCGGTGGAGCGGGAGAACGCCCGGCCGTTCGACCTGCGGACCGGCCCGCTGCTGCGGACGCTGCTGGTCCGGACGGGCGAGCGGGACCACGTCCTGGTGCTGAGCCTTCACCACATCATTCACGACGGCTGGTCGCTGGGGCTGTTCACGCGGCAGCTCGGCGAGGCGTACGACACCGCGCTGTCCGGCGGTGACCCGCACATCGCGCCCGCCCCGGTGCAGTACGCGGACTTCGCCGTACGGCAGCGGGAGCGGATGTCGGGCGGCGCCCTGGACGACTCGCTCGCGTACTGGAAACAGCAGCTGGACGGGGTCGCCCCGCTCCAGCTGCCCACCGACCGGACGCGTCCGGCGGTGCTGTCGGGGGCGGGCGGCGCGCATATCTTCGAGGTGCCCGCCGGCGTGGTCGCGGGCCTGCGCACGCTCACCGCGCAGACCGGCGCCACCCTCTTCATGACGCTGACCGCCGCGGCCCAACTGCTGCTGGCCCGTTACTCCCGCCAGGAGGACATCGCCGTCGGCACCCCGGTGGCCGGCCGCGGCGGCAGCGGGGAACTGGACGAGCTGATCGGCTGCTTCCTCAACACGCTGGTACTGCGCGGCCGGGTCGAACTGGAGCAGTCCTTCCGGGAGTTCCTGCTGCGAACCCGGGAGACGGTGCTCACCGCCTTCAGCCATGAGGAGGTGCCCTTCGAGCAGATCGTGGACGCGGTCCAGCCGGACCGCGACCCGAGCCGGATGCCGCTGGCCCAGGTCCTCGTCGTCCTCCAGAACATGCCCGAGGCGACGCTCGAACTGTCCGGGGTGACGGTCGAGGTGCTGCAACTCCCGCAGGCCAGCACCGGTTTCGACCTCGTGTGGGCCTTCGAGGAGCGGCCCGACGGCACCCTGTGGGCGGCGGCCGAGTACAGCGCGGACCTCTTCGACGCGGAGACGGTGCGCCGGATGTCCGGCCACCTGGTGAACCTCCTCCGGTCGGTGGCCGCGGCGCCGGACTCCCGTATGGGCCGGCTCGGCCTGCTCGACCCGGCCGAGCACGAGCGGCTGACCCGCGACTGGGCCCGCAACCCGCTGCCGCCCACCGAGGCCGGGCCCGTGCACGCCATGGTGGCCCGGCGCGCCACCGAGCGCCCCGACGCGGTCGCGGTGCGCTGTGGGGACCGGCGGGTGACGTACGGGGAGCTGGACGCCGGAGCCAACCGGCTGGCCCGCCGCCTGGGCGACGAGGGCGTACGGCCCGGTGACGTGGTGGGCGTGTGCTGCGAGCGCGGCCCCGACCAGGTGCTGGCCACGCTCGCCGTACTGAAGGCCGGTGCCGCGTTCCTGCCGCTGCACCCGGCGTTCCCGGCCGCCCGCCGGGCCCTGATGCTCTCGGAGACCGGCGCGTCGCTGGTACTGACCGGGACCGCGCTGCTCGACGGGCTCACCGACGCCGGGGTACGGACCCTCGCCGTCGACGCCGAGCGGCCCCGGCTCGCCGCGTACGACGCCACCGAGCCGGACACCGCCCGTACGGACCCGAAGGACCTGGCGTACATCATCTACACCTCGGGCTCCACCGGCACTCCCAAGGGCGTGCTGCTGCGGCACGGGGGCCTGGCCAACATGATCGACGCGTCCCGGCGGAAGCTGGACGTGGGGCCGGACATGACGGTGTGCCAGCTGTCCGCGCCGAGCTTCGACGGAGCGGTCTGGGAGACCTTCACCGGCCTCGCCTCGGGCGCCGTGCTGGCGCTGCCGGACGACCCGGCGGAGGCGCTCGGCTCCGCGCAGATCACCCGGCTCGCCGACGGGCGGCCCACGGTGCTCAGCCTGCCCCCGGCGGCGCTGGCCGCGGTGGAGCCGCGGGCGCTGCCCGGCGGGTCGGTGATCCTCGCGGTGGGCGACCGCTGCCCCGCCGACCTGGCCCGTACGTGGTCGCGCAGCCACCGCTTCATCAACGGCTACGGGCCGACCGAGAACAGCGTCGGCGCCACCATGTACGAGGGCGACGGGACCGAGCGCGCCGACGCGGCGGATCGCCTGCCGATCGGGCGCCCGCTGCCCAACGTCGAGGTGCACGTCCTGGACGGCTTCGGTAACCCGGTGCCCGCCGGGGTGACCGGCGAGATCCACCTCGGCGGCGCCCAGGTCGCCGCGGGCTACCTGGGGCGCCCCGACCTCACCGCGCGGCGCTTCGTCGCGCACCCCTTCAGCGACGATCCCGAGGCCCGGCTCTACCGGACCGGGGACCTGGCCGCCTGGCTGCCCGACGGGAAGCTGGACTTCCGCGGCCGGGTGGACGACCAGGTCAAGATCCGCGGCTTCCGGATCGAGCCGGGCGAGATCGAGGCCGCGATGGCGCGCCACCCGCGGGTGGCGCAGGCGGCGGTCGTGGTCCGTCCGGGCCCGCGCGGCAAACGGCTGGCGGGCTATGTGGTCCCGGCGTCCGGGGAGGGCACGTCGCTGGCGGCTGAGGTGCACGAGCTGCTGTCCGGCGAGCTGCCCGCCTTCATGGTGCCGAGCACCCTGACCGTACTGCCGGAGCTGCCGCTGACCACCAACGGGAAGGTGGACCGGGCCGCGCTGCCGGAGGAACAGCCGGGCGACGGGCGGCCGGTGACGCGGCCCAGCGGGCCGGTGGAGACCGCGCTGGCCGAGGTCTTCGCGTCCGTGCTGGGCGTCGGGGAGGTCGGCGCGGACGACGACTTCTTCGCGCTGGGCGGTGACTCGATCCTCTCCACCCAGGTCGTCGCGCGCGCCCGGCAGGCCGGGCTGCGGATCACCACGAAGGAGCTCTTCCAGTTCAAGACCGTCGCCGGGCTCGCCCGGGTGGCGCGGGCCGAGGACGCCGGGGGCGGCGCGGACGACGACGCCCACCGGACCGGGCCGGTGCCGCTCACCCCGGTGCAGCACTGGTTCTTCGCCCACCACACCGTCAATCCGCACCACTTCAACCAGTCGGTGCTGCTGGAGCTGGTCCCCGGGGCCGACATCGAGGCGCTGCGCCACGCGCTGGGGCTGCTCATGGAGCGGCACGACGCTCTGCGTACCCGCTTCTCGTACGAGGACGGGGCCTGGCGGCAGGAGATCGGCGCCGAGGCGGACGGCCGGTGGCACTTCCGGCGGGTGGATCTGGCCGGGTTGGACGAGGCGGACGTGGCCGCGCGGACCGAGGAGGAGACCGTCGCCGCGCAGCGCGGGCTGCATCTGACCGACGGGCCGCTGGTACGGGCCGTCCTGTTCGACCGCGGCCCCGGGCACGCCCGACAGCTCTTCCTCACCGTGCACCACTTGGTCGTGGACGGGGTGTCCTGGCGCGTCCTGCTGGACGACCTGCGCCGGGCGTACACCCGGCTCGCCGCCGGGCAGGACGCGGACCTGGGCCCGCGCAGCACCTCCTTCGGGCAGTGGGCGCACCGGCTGCGCGAGCACACCGCCACCGGCGGGTTCGACGACGAACTGGCCTACTGGCGCGGCCTGCCGGCCGCCGACGAGCCGGCGGACACCGGAACCTTCGCCGAGCGCCGTACCGTGCACGACGGCCTCGACGCGGCCGACACCGAGGTGCTGCTGCGCCGGGTTCCGGGCGTGCTGCGGGCCAAGGTGGACGAGGTACTGCTGGCCATGCTCGGCCAGGCGCTCAGCGGCTGGGACGGCACCGTACCGGCCCTCGTGGACCTGGAGGGACACGGCCGGGAGGACATCCTCGACGGCGTCGATCTCAGCGGCACCGTGGGCTGGTTCACCACCATCCACCCCGTCGCGCTCGACGTGCCCAAGGACGCGGCCCCCAAGGACGCCGTACGGGCCGTCAAGCGGCAGCTGCGCACCCTGCCCCGGCACGGCATCGGGTACGGCGCCCTGCGCCACCTGACGTCCGGTACGGGTCCGGCCGAACCGGCCCTGCCGCCCGCCCACGCCCGGATCGCCTTCAACTACCTCGGCCAGTGGGACGGGCAGCTCCCCGACGGCGACGCCCTGGTGGCCCGCCAT